In one Longimicrobiales bacterium genomic region, the following are encoded:
- a CDS encoding ABC transporter permease: protein MSDFFTLSVLVATAASGIRLATPYLLASLGETVGQRSGVLNLGVDGVMLLSAFFSYWVVLETGNLWLAVLVGVIVGLVMGLLYGFITVVLNATQGISGIGIYIFGLGLSGLLFRRQVGTPKPVRRLPNVDIPVLSDIPHLGAALFQRNLLTYLAFLLVPATVLLLGRTTFGLNIRSVGENPGAADSLGVSVERTRFAAILIANSMAGLAGAALVLQLGIFQPNLTQGMGFIAVALVYFGAWRPVGVMSGALLYGLVNATVLQWKALGIIPVNGSDLAAMAPAVLTILALVILARRVSAPAALTRPFTRH, encoded by the coding sequence ATGTCTGACTTCTTCACCCTCAGTGTCCTCGTAGCCACTGCAGCCTCGGGGATCCGGCTGGCGACTCCGTACCTGCTCGCTTCGCTCGGTGAAACGGTGGGCCAGCGAAGCGGTGTCCTCAACCTGGGAGTGGACGGCGTGATGCTCCTGAGCGCCTTCTTCTCGTACTGGGTCGTGCTCGAGACAGGAAACCTGTGGCTGGCTGTTCTGGTAGGCGTGATCGTTGGACTGGTGATGGGACTCCTCTACGGCTTCATCACCGTGGTCCTGAACGCGACACAAGGCATAAGTGGCATCGGCATCTACATCTTCGGTTTGGGACTCAGCGGCCTGCTCTTCCGGCGTCAAGTGGGCACACCAAAACCGGTCCGGCGTCTGCCAAACGTCGACATTCCGGTGTTGTCTGACATACCTCACCTGGGAGCCGCCCTGTTCCAGAGAAACCTCTTGACCTACCTCGCATTTCTTCTGGTGCCCGCCACCGTTCTCCTGCTGGGAAGGACCACGTTCGGCCTCAACATCCGGTCGGTCGGAGAGAATCCCGGTGCGGCAGACAGCCTCGGTGTTTCCGTCGAGCGAACCCGTTTCGCAGCGATCCTCATCGCCAATTCGATGGCAGGACTCGCGGGTGCGGCCCTGGTTCTCCAACTGGGCATCTTCCAACCGAACCTCACCCAGGGAATGGGCTTCATCGCCGTGGCCCTCGTGTATTTCGGTGCTTGGCGCCCAGTCGGCGTGATGAGTGGTGCACTTCTCTACGGGTTGGTCAACGCCACGGTCCTCCAATGGAAGGCGCTCGGCATCATCCCCGTCAACGGTTCGGACCTGGCGGCTATGGCGCCTGCTGTCCTGACGATCCTCGCCCTCGTCATT